Proteins found in one Arthrobacter pascens genomic segment:
- the moeB gene encoding molybdopterin-synthase adenylyltransferase MoeB — MASTFTAKASSVSLEPLVEPAADLTPAEVERYSRHLIIPEIGAVGQRRLKNAKVLVIGAGGLGSPALLYLAAAGVGTLGIIDDDAVDLSNLQRQVIHGVADVGQPKIESARNTIAGLNPLVDVRLHHVRLDATNALELFADYDLILDGADNFATRYLVNDAAAILGKPYVWGSIFRFDGQVSVFWEKHGPTYRDLYPEAPPAGSVPSCGEGGVFGMLCAAVGSLMVTEAVKLITGVGRSLLGRVALFDALGGSWREIRVSKDPAAEPITELTDYDAFCGIAPAASADTEHTVTATQLATMLASRKAGLKDFDLVDVRESGEHDIVSIDGSVLIPQGRILAGEAWAELPQDRDIVFHCKAGTRSANVLEAARKAGYERVSHLDGGILAWVRDVEPGKPVY; from the coding sequence ATGGCTTCGACATTCACTGCTAAGGCTTCTTCCGTTTCGCTTGAACCGTTGGTGGAGCCTGCGGCTGATCTGACGCCCGCGGAAGTGGAACGCTATTCAAGGCACCTCATCATTCCCGAGATCGGCGCAGTAGGTCAGCGCCGGCTCAAGAACGCCAAGGTGCTGGTGATCGGCGCCGGGGGACTTGGCTCGCCCGCACTGCTGTACCTCGCAGCCGCAGGTGTCGGCACGCTGGGAATCATCGACGACGACGCCGTTGACCTCAGCAACCTGCAGCGCCAAGTCATCCACGGCGTGGCGGATGTGGGACAGCCCAAGATCGAATCAGCCCGGAACACGATTGCCGGGCTGAATCCTTTGGTGGACGTCCGGCTGCACCACGTCCGGCTGGATGCAACAAACGCACTGGAGCTTTTCGCCGACTACGACCTCATCCTGGACGGTGCGGACAACTTTGCGACACGCTACCTGGTGAACGACGCCGCAGCCATCCTGGGCAAGCCCTACGTCTGGGGTTCGATCTTCCGCTTTGACGGCCAGGTCAGTGTCTTCTGGGAAAAGCATGGACCCACCTACCGCGATCTTTATCCGGAGGCTCCGCCGGCCGGATCCGTCCCCTCCTGTGGAGAGGGCGGCGTGTTCGGGATGCTATGCGCGGCTGTTGGCTCACTCATGGTGACGGAAGCGGTCAAGCTGATCACCGGCGTCGGGCGTTCACTCCTGGGCCGGGTGGCACTCTTCGATGCCCTGGGCGGAAGCTGGCGCGAGATCCGGGTGTCCAAGGACCCGGCCGCGGAACCCATCACTGAGCTGACGGATTACGACGCCTTCTGCGGCATTGCCCCCGCCGCGTCCGCGGACACCGAACACACAGTGACGGCTACCCAACTGGCCACAATGCTGGCGTCACGGAAGGCAGGGCTGAAGGATTTTGACCTGGTGGATGTCCGCGAGTCTGGTGAGCACGACATTGTGAGCATCGACGGATCCGTGCTGATCCCGCAGGGAAGGATCCTGGCGGGGGAGGCCTGGGCTGAGCTTCCCCAGGACAGGGACATCGTGTTCCACTGCAAGGCCGGGACCCGGTCAGCCAATGTCCTGGAGGCCGCCCGGAAGGCCGGATACGAGCGGGTCAGCCATCTCGACGGCGGTATCCTCGCCTGGGTCAGGGACGTGGAGCCGGGCAAACCCGTGTACTAA